The proteins below come from a single Chryseobacterium sp. MA9 genomic window:
- a CDS encoding aminopeptidase, whose translation MKKISICLILFWGVAQVSAQKDSIYIEAKLSPDKKNLEISQEIVYYNHSEKDLQTIKLLNWVSAYNRRGTSLVYRKLEDRNTDLHFAKSDQLGKLLELNVKNSENEVIPVTTISDENLFIPLKNVLKPGESVTLQLQYKMQLPDKTFTGYGTSAQNTVLKYFFIVPDHFDPDNISKRNYHDIEEPVSFNTFWTVNFDIPVNNFVEGNLPQVQMNSFKGYLDSDPEFLISPTGYPSIKTNIDGAETEIKFGYNLKPEEKQNLEFYLPLQLKFLKERIGILPKSIFISDKFRAKEDFFGNNDITFWKFKFQLFTNAEKTDLDYFGIITKKILDENVIADKEKDHWFKNGLKSYLEIQYLKKFYADTKLLGTLPETRVFGIKPLKFFHASKVKLLDRYGLSYQYIMLQNLDQKIDEHFPVLSNFNDMAVSSFETGSLFNYSADKMGYDSFNDIIKNYISQNTGKKINPEDFLTSLSEKNKSAAYLSNFLKQKNRVDFKLKNIKKANDSLEIKITKNTDISIPVKLETETKEGEKKVYWIDTEENERTTNLSLPASDNIYKVTLNSGYTFPESNYRDNFLYAKGIFSNAKKIKLKLIKDIPNPEYNEIYITPRVRFNNTYDKFLLGINLKNQSLFDQKFLYSVTPTYSTGTGKLTGSGAVSYSILPAESIIRSLTFGVSGSYFHYDYGLAYRKSSIASSINFRKNPRSTVSRSIGVSYNYFERDLSPKMIANNDYSKYNLWSIGYGYSDSQMIHEKSFSLSTQGMEDFNKITAEGFYRWEFAPKQKLSLRLFAGYFLRNNTRNNLFDYGISRVSNYSFSYNLLGESASSGLLSQQFILADGGFKSFLPGTVNQWITSANVDSSVWKIFHVYADAGVYKNKDLPAKFIWDTGVKVRIIPDFLEVYFPIQSSLGFEPSFKDYGKRIRYTLILNLGSIINAARRGWY comes from the coding sequence TTGAAAAAGATCAGCATTTGCCTTATTTTGTTCTGGGGAGTCGCACAGGTTTCTGCACAGAAAGACAGTATCTATATTGAAGCTAAACTGTCTCCTGACAAAAAAAATCTTGAGATTAGTCAGGAAATTGTTTACTACAATCATTCTGAAAAAGACCTGCAGACCATAAAACTCCTGAATTGGGTTTCCGCCTACAATAGACGCGGAACTTCTTTAGTCTACAGAAAACTGGAAGACCGAAATACTGATTTGCATTTTGCGAAAAGTGATCAATTGGGTAAACTTCTTGAACTGAATGTTAAGAATTCTGAAAATGAAGTTATTCCTGTTACTACAATCTCAGATGAAAATCTTTTTATTCCTCTGAAAAATGTATTAAAACCTGGCGAAAGCGTTACTTTACAGTTGCAATACAAAATGCAGCTTCCCGATAAAACCTTTACGGGATATGGAACATCCGCTCAGAATACAGTATTAAAATATTTCTTTATTGTTCCGGATCATTTTGATCCGGACAATATTTCCAAAAGAAACTACCACGATATTGAAGAACCGGTAAGTTTCAATACTTTCTGGACCGTAAACTTTGATATCCCTGTAAATAATTTTGTGGAAGGTAATCTCCCACAGGTTCAGATGAACTCATTCAAGGGATACCTGGATTCGGATCCTGAGTTTTTGATTTCGCCAACTGGCTATCCTTCAATAAAAACCAATATTGACGGCGCTGAAACCGAAATTAAGTTCGGTTATAATCTGAAACCAGAAGAAAAACAAAATCTGGAGTTTTATCTTCCTTTACAATTAAAGTTTCTGAAAGAAAGAATCGGAATTCTTCCGAAAAGTATTTTTATTTCAGATAAATTCAGAGCTAAGGAAGACTTTTTCGGAAATAATGACATTACTTTCTGGAAATTCAAATTTCAGTTATTTACCAATGCTGAAAAGACAGATCTGGATTATTTTGGAATCATTACCAAGAAAATTCTTGATGAGAACGTTATTGCTGATAAAGAAAAAGATCATTGGTTTAAAAACGGTTTAAAATCCTATCTGGAAATTCAGTATCTGAAAAAATTCTATGCTGACACCAAACTCTTAGGCACGCTTCCTGAGACCAGAGTATTCGGGATTAAGCCTTTAAAATTCTTCCATGCATCCAAAGTAAAACTTCTGGATCGTTACGGACTTTCCTATCAGTATATCATGCTGCAAAATCTTGATCAGAAAATTGATGAGCACTTCCCTGTTTTAAGTAATTTCAATGACATGGCTGTCAGTAGTTTTGAAACCGGAAGTCTTTTTAATTATTCGGCGGATAAAATGGGGTACGACAGCTTCAATGATATTATAAAAAATTATATCTCTCAGAATACCGGAAAAAAAATTAATCCTGAAGATTTCCTGACTTCCCTTTCTGAGAAAAATAAATCAGCAGCTTATCTCTCAAACTTTTTAAAACAGAAAAACAGGGTTGATTTCAAATTAAAAAACATTAAGAAAGCCAACGATTCCCTAGAGATAAAGATTACAAAAAATACAGATATTTCCATTCCTGTAAAGCTGGAAACCGAGACCAAAGAAGGAGAAAAAAAGGTGTATTGGATAGATACTGAAGAAAATGAGCGCACTACCAATCTGTCACTTCCTGCTTCGGATAACATCTATAAAGTCACATTAAATAGCGGCTACACCTTCCCTGAATCGAATTACAGAGATAACTTTCTATATGCAAAAGGAATATTTTCTAATGCAAAAAAAATTAAACTTAAATTAATAAAAGATATTCCAAATCCGGAATACAACGAAATCTACATCACCCCAAGAGTACGTTTCAACAATACGTATGATAAATTTCTTTTGGGAATTAACTTAAAAAACCAATCTTTATTTGATCAGAAATTTCTGTATTCAGTCACACCAACCTACAGTACCGGAACAGGAAAACTGACCGGTTCGGGAGCTGTTTCCTATTCTATTCTGCCTGCCGAAAGTATTATCCGAAGCTTAACCTTTGGAGTTTCCGGTTCTTATTTCCATTACGATTATGGATTAGCTTACAGAAAGAGTTCAATAGCTTCCTCTATCAACTTCAGAAAAAATCCCAGAAGTACAGTAAGCAGAAGCATTGGAGTTTCCTATAATTATTTTGAAAGAGACCTGAGCCCTAAAATGATTGCCAATAACGACTACAGCAAATACAATCTCTGGAGTATCGGGTATGGTTATAGTGACAGCCAGATGATCCATGAAAAAAGTTTTAGTCTGAGCACGCAGGGAATGGAAGACTTTAATAAAATAACAGCTGAAGGTTTCTACAGATGGGAATTTGCCCCTAAACAAAAGTTGAGTTTACGTTTATTTGCCGGATATTTTTTAAGAAACAACACAAGAAATAATCTTTTCGACTATGGAATTTCCAGAGTTTCCAATTATTCATTCTCTTATAACCTTTTAGGAGAAAGTGCCAGCAGCGGTCTTCTTTCGCAGCAGTTTATATTAGCTGACGGTGGTTTTAAATCTTTTCTTCCGGGAACGGTAAACCAATGGATCACTTCCGCCAATGTAGATTCAAGCGTCTGGAAAATATTCCATGTATATGCTGATGCCGGGGTTTATAAAAACAAGGATCTTCCTGCCAAATTCATATGGGATACCGGAGTTAAAGTAAGAATCATCCCGGATTTCCTGGAAGTTTATTTCCCGATACAGTCTTCTTTAGGTTTTGAACCCTCATTTAAAGATTATGGAAAGCGTATCAGATATACACTGATTCTTAATCTTGGTTCCATTATCAATGCTGCAAGAAGAGGTTGGTATTAA
- the pyrF gene encoding orotidine-5'-phosphate decarboxylase, which yields MESKKEFFLECYKLGIIKFGRFTLKSGIESPFYVDLRPLASDPKILKNLANYLLEMLPLDNFDLICGVPYAALPMATAMSLESYIPLIIKRKEAKSYGTKKLIEGIYQKGQNCLLVEDVITSGKSLLETIPEIEQEDLKVSDIVVVLDREQGGKQLLESKGYRVHTLFNISEVCNILQETGELSDEEVKRIQDFLQGNHIQFEEETRSSYEQKLQTTQHSVSKKLLETALAKKSNLIASADVTTTQELLELAEKVGPHIIALKTHIDIISDFDYEKTITPLKAIATKHQFLLMEDRKFADIGNTQELQFTSGVFKITNWADFVTSQVIGGFESLDCFHNVGVVAIVGMSSKGALTSASYREEALKVALSHPNVIGGVSQNKIPEDLLLFTPGVNLADSGDGKGQQYNTPEHVFKTLHTDFIIVGRGIYKSDNPEASAITYKTEGWNAYINSLEKKVIQG from the coding sequence ATGGAAAGTAAAAAAGAATTCTTCTTAGAGTGCTACAAACTAGGCATCATCAAATTTGGTAGGTTTACCTTAAAAAGTGGTATTGAAAGTCCTTTTTATGTAGACCTGAGACCTTTGGCTTCAGATCCTAAAATTTTGAAAAATCTTGCTAATTATTTATTGGAAATGCTTCCATTGGATAATTTTGATTTAATCTGTGGAGTTCCCTATGCTGCTCTTCCTATGGCGACTGCAATGTCTCTGGAAAGCTACATTCCATTAATTATTAAAAGAAAAGAGGCTAAAAGCTACGGAACGAAAAAACTGATTGAAGGAATTTATCAGAAAGGACAAAACTGTCTTTTGGTAGAAGATGTAATCACATCAGGTAAATCTTTGTTAGAAACCATTCCTGAAATAGAACAGGAAGACCTTAAAGTTTCTGATATTGTAGTGGTACTGGACAGAGAGCAAGGTGGAAAACAGCTATTGGAAAGCAAAGGATACAGAGTACACACTCTTTTCAATATTTCGGAAGTATGTAATATTCTTCAGGAAACTGGTGAATTGTCAGATGAAGAAGTAAAAAGAATTCAGGACTTTCTTCAGGGGAATCATATTCAGTTTGAAGAGGAAACCAGATCTTCTTATGAGCAGAAACTTCAGACTACACAACATTCAGTTTCAAAAAAATTACTGGAAACAGCTTTAGCAAAAAAATCAAACCTTATTGCTTCTGCAGATGTTACCACTACTCAGGAGTTACTGGAGCTTGCTGAAAAAGTAGGACCTCACATTATTGCTTTAAAAACGCATATTGATATTATTTCTGATTTCGATTACGAAAAAACAATCACTCCTTTAAAAGCCATCGCTACAAAACATCAGTTTTTATTAATGGAGGACAGAAAATTTGCTGACATTGGAAATACGCAGGAACTTCAGTTCACAAGCGGAGTTTTCAAAATTACAAATTGGGCAGATTTCGTAACGTCTCAGGTTATCGGAGGTTTTGAATCATTAGACTGCTTTCATAATGTAGGAGTAGTAGCTATTGTAGGAATGTCTTCTAAAGGAGCTCTGACTTCTGCAAGCTATCGTGAAGAAGCTTTAAAAGTAGCTTTATCTCATCCTAATGTAATTGGTGGTGTATCTCAGAACAAAATTCCGGAAGACCTTTTATTATTCACTCCAGGTGTAAATCTTGCAGATTCCGGAGATGGTAAAGGACAACAGTACAATACACCGGAACATGTTTTCAAAACGCTACATACAGATTTTATCATTGTAGGAAGAGGAATCTACAAATCTGATAATCCTGAAGCATCTGCGATTACTTATAAGACAGAAGGTTGGAACGCGTATATTAATTCTTTGGAAAAAAAAGTAATTCAGGGTTAA
- a CDS encoding glutathione synthase — MAQRIFSKEDFTKSNEKEYQLEYKVNEIGKGSDLIVERLTEKGDYEIIQAPLRKSDDKVFIIWDVPFDSRILFDL, encoded by the coding sequence ATGGCACAAAGAATTTTTAGTAAAGAAGATTTCACGAAAAGCAATGAAAAAGAATATCAGTTGGAGTATAAAGTAAATGAAATCGGGAAAGGTTCTGATCTCATTGTAGAAAGACTAACCGAAAAAGGAGACTATGAAATAATTCAAGCTCCACTGCGAAAATCAGATGACAAAGTATTTATCATTTGGGATGTCCCATTTGACAGCAGAATACTCTTTGATCTTTAA
- a CDS encoding TlpA disulfide reductase family protein, with protein sequence MKKSIIYLVIIAIIGVVAFVPGIRNFLKDTFFPVATIENAVHISEEDYDIELKGINAPSTNLKNFKDKGIFLNFWGTWCPPCRKEWPSIQKLYDTRKDHVDFVLIAMNDKEEDVRKFLKENNYTVPVYIAQSPISEKILPKVFPTTFLLDKHGRILIKEDATKDWNTETVHQFIDNIIK encoded by the coding sequence ATGAAAAAAAGTATCATTTATCTTGTAATTATTGCCATCATTGGTGTTGTTGCGTTTGTACCGGGAATAAGAAATTTTCTAAAGGATACATTTTTCCCTGTTGCAACCATTGAAAATGCTGTACATATCAGTGAAGAAGATTACGATATAGAACTTAAAGGAATCAATGCTCCAAGTACCAACCTTAAAAATTTTAAGGACAAAGGTATTTTCCTGAACTTCTGGGGAACCTGGTGCCCGCCTTGCAGAAAAGAATGGCCTTCTATTCAGAAACTGTATGATACCAGAAAAGATCATGTAGATTTTGTATTGATCGCAATGAATGATAAGGAAGAGGATGTAAGAAAGTTTTTGAAAGAAAATAACTATACCGTTCCTGTATATATTGCTCAAAGCCCAATTTCTGAGAAAATTCTTCCAAAGGTATTTCCCACCACTTTCCTACTGGATAAGCACGGAAGAATCCTTATTAAAGAGGATGCTACAAAAGACTGGAACACAGAGACTGTGCATCAATTCATTGATAATATTATCAAATAA
- a CDS encoding glycosyltransferase, with protein sequence MINFSILIANYNNGKYFKECYESLISQTYGNWEVIIVDDASTDDSVEIIQSLIQDDSRFKLYHNAMNKGCGFTKAACMKYAQGNLCAYLDPDDALYPEALEKTAQEFVDRDDLAAVYSQMMLCDESLTPERVYAGTKQIYNNRHFFNCPIQFAHFFVFKKETYFRTTGINPNLKSAVDQDLYLKILEQGEAKFIREPLYFYRLHSDGISQNKAKQSAKESFARVIHDTMKRRGIKTINNQTVPDVFTNSQEIYDLLSYQTKKVHRLISKIKVTLDNI encoded by the coding sequence GTGATAAATTTTTCTATACTTATAGCAAACTATAATAATGGAAAGTATTTTAAGGAATGCTATGAGTCATTAATCAGCCAAACCTATGGAAATTGGGAGGTGATTATTGTTGACGACGCCTCTACAGATGATTCAGTAGAGATCATACAGTCTCTTATCCAGGATGATTCCCGCTTCAAACTCTATCATAATGCAATGAATAAAGGTTGTGGCTTTACAAAAGCAGCCTGTATGAAATATGCTCAGGGAAACTTATGTGCGTATTTAGATCCTGATGATGCACTTTATCCGGAAGCACTGGAAAAAACAGCTCAGGAATTCGTTGACAGAGATGATCTTGCTGCCGTTTATTCCCAAATGATGCTATGTGATGAAAGCCTCACCCCTGAAAGAGTATATGCCGGTACCAAGCAGATTTACAATAACCGTCATTTTTTCAACTGCCCAATTCAGTTTGCTCACTTCTTTGTATTTAAAAAAGAAACTTACTTTAGAACAACAGGAATTAATCCTAATTTGAAAAGTGCAGTAGATCAGGATCTGTATTTAAAAATATTAGAACAGGGAGAAGCGAAATTCATCAGAGAACCTTTATATTTTTACAGGCTGCACTCCGATGGAATTTCCCAGAATAAAGCGAAGCAAAGCGCAAAAGAATCTTTTGCCAGAGTGATACATGATACAATGAAAAGACGGGGAATCAAAACCATCAACAATCAGACTGTTCCTGACGTTTTCACCAATTCGCAGGAAATTTATGACCTCCTTAGCTATCAGACTAAAAAAGTGCACCGATTAATCAGTAAAATAAAAGTCACCTTAGATAATATATAA
- a CDS encoding YkvA family protein: MKYSKLNLAKEAINHKGFIKKIPDIFRMVKMWRKGAYPMRSIDIILPLLGILYVLSPIDLLPEFVIPVLGVMDDLAVLSLTIPKLIKEVDKFLLWEAEQKYRGAQVIDAEIVK; this comes from the coding sequence ATGAAATATTCAAAATTAAATCTTGCAAAAGAAGCCATCAATCATAAGGGCTTTATAAAAAAGATCCCTGATATTTTCAGAATGGTCAAAATGTGGAGAAAAGGAGCCTATCCTATGAGATCCATAGACATCATTCTTCCTTTATTGGGAATTTTATATGTACTCTCTCCTATTGACCTGCTTCCTGAATTTGTTATACCGGTACTTGGAGTCATGGATGATCTGGCAGTGTTGTCACTCACCATTCCTAAACTCATCAAAGAGGTGGATAAATTTTTATTATGGGAAGCCGAACAAAAATACAGAGGCGCTCAAGTGATTGATGCTGAAATCGTAAAATAA
- a CDS encoding DUF4403 family protein, translating into MKFVKILFLVTGISAFGQTSVDNQLAAYNFPKIKSSITMPVTIPLSELSNMINASVKDLVYQDDSYTDNNNDQFKVKVWKTRPIRLVGGTSQNLLIEVPLKIWAEKGIGTLGVYTYQNTTFETVMSFNTTVTFKNNWTITTNTQPNGFRWVTKPVLDYGRIQIPITSIVEKSLREQQEKFCKTIDQQMATQLNFQQYALMAWNTFLQPFNISEEYNTWLKVSPVGVNITPLKFYGNQINATLGVDIYSETFTGNKPAASSPVTSVANFNSTPTIADKFILQTTANIPFTEASNMARKTFLNKEFDIRDSKVKVTDIRVYGVDNRVVIEAQTDGYIKGTAIISGIPVYDDAKRKIVLSETKFKLKTTNILQKTASLLFQGKIVKMIEEEYGIPTQELEETSRKSIEEAFNKEYYKGLKMNGKVFNLKPSKILLSNTGITAVIDTNASLKLLVNGF; encoded by the coding sequence TTGAAATTCGTTAAAATATTATTTTTAGTAACAGGTATCAGCGCTTTTGGTCAGACCAGTGTTGATAATCAGCTGGCGGCCTATAATTTTCCAAAGATAAAATCCAGTATTACAATGCCTGTGACGATTCCTCTTTCTGAACTGAGCAATATGATCAATGCTTCTGTGAAAGACCTTGTTTATCAGGATGACTCTTATACTGACAATAACAATGATCAGTTTAAAGTAAAAGTATGGAAAACCAGACCTATCCGTCTTGTTGGCGGAACCAGTCAAAATTTACTGATTGAAGTTCCTTTAAAAATATGGGCAGAAAAAGGAATCGGAACTTTGGGAGTATATACTTATCAGAATACTACTTTCGAAACTGTAATGTCATTCAATACGACCGTTACTTTTAAGAATAACTGGACCATTACTACCAATACACAGCCCAATGGCTTCAGGTGGGTAACAAAACCCGTTCTAGATTACGGAAGAATACAGATTCCCATTACCTCTATTGTTGAAAAAAGCTTAAGAGAGCAGCAGGAAAAATTCTGCAAGACTATAGATCAACAAATGGCTACACAGCTGAATTTCCAGCAATATGCCTTAATGGCCTGGAATACATTTCTGCAGCCTTTCAATATATCAGAAGAATATAATACATGGCTGAAAGTAAGCCCGGTGGGAGTCAATATTACTCCTTTGAAATTTTATGGAAACCAGATCAATGCTACACTTGGTGTTGATATTTATTCAGAAACTTTCACAGGAAATAAACCGGCAGCTTCTTCACCGGTAACCAGTGTTGCCAATTTCAATTCCACTCCTACTATTGCGGATAAGTTTATTTTACAGACTACAGCCAATATCCCTTTTACAGAGGCAAGCAATATGGCCAGAAAAACATTTCTGAATAAGGAGTTTGATATCCGCGATTCTAAAGTGAAAGTGACAGACATCAGAGTATATGGTGTTGATAACAGAGTGGTTATTGAAGCTCAAACCGATGGTTATATAAAAGGTACGGCCATTATTTCCGGGATTCCGGTGTATGATGATGCAAAAAGAAAAATTGTTTTATCAGAAACCAAGTTTAAACTGAAAACAACCAATATTCTTCAGAAGACGGCTTCGCTCCTATTCCAGGGGAAAATTGTAAAAATGATTGAAGAGGAATATGGTATTCCGACTCAGGAACTTGAAGAAACTTCGCGAAAAAGTATTGAAGAAGCCTTTAACAAAGAATATTATAAAGGTTTAAAGATGAACGGAAAAGTTTTCAATCTGAAGCCTAGCAAAATTCTACTCAGCAATACAGGAATTACAGCTGTGATTGATACCAATGCTTCATTGAAACTACTTGTCAACGGATTTTAA
- the aroC gene encoding chorismate synthase: MFNTLGNLLSLTTFGESHGVAYGGIINNFPAGLTVDLDKVQYELNRRKPGQSAIVTQRKESDTVKFLSGIFDGKTTGTPIGFIIENENQKSKDYDHIAGAYRPSHADFTYDQKFGFRDHRGGGKSSARETMNWVVAGALAKQLLPNIEINAYVSSVGDIFCEKPYQALDFSQTESNDVRCPDAETAEKMISRIKEIKKEGNTIGGTITCVIKNVPVGIGEPIFSKLQAELAKAMLNINACKGFEYGSGFCGAKMTGKEHNDAFNTDFTTKSNLSGGIQGGISNGMDIYFRVAFKPVATILRPQDSIDKDGNPVIVEGKGRHDPCVVPRAVPVVESLAAFVLADLFLINKTRNINNF, encoded by the coding sequence ATGTTCAACACATTAGGTAATCTTCTTAGTCTTACAACATTTGGAGAAAGTCACGGAGTGGCTTATGGCGGTATCATCAATAATTTTCCGGCAGGTTTAACGGTAGATCTCGATAAGGTTCAATACGAACTGAACCGAAGAAAACCTGGCCAGTCAGCAATTGTTACTCAAAGAAAAGAAAGTGACACAGTAAAGTTTCTTTCAGGAATCTTTGATGGAAAAACAACAGGTACCCCAATTGGTTTTATCATTGAAAACGAAAATCAGAAATCGAAAGATTATGATCATATCGCAGGGGCCTATCGTCCAAGCCATGCTGATTTCACCTATGATCAGAAATTTGGTTTCAGAGACCATCGTGGCGGCGGAAAATCTTCAGCAAGAGAAACCATGAACTGGGTAGTTGCCGGGGCACTTGCCAAGCAGCTTTTACCAAACATTGAGATCAATGCTTACGTTTCTTCTGTAGGTGATATTTTCTGTGAAAAACCTTATCAGGCATTAGACTTTTCCCAAACAGAAAGCAATGACGTCCGTTGTCCTGATGCTGAAACTGCTGAAAAGATGATTTCAAGAATCAAGGAGATCAAAAAAGAGGGTAATACCATTGGAGGAACTATCACTTGTGTGATTAAAAATGTTCCCGTAGGAATTGGTGAGCCTATTTTCTCAAAACTTCAGGCTGAACTGGCAAAAGCAATGCTGAACATTAATGCCTGCAAAGGTTTTGAATATGGAAGCGGTTTCTGCGGAGCCAAAATGACGGGAAAAGAGCACAATGATGCTTTCAATACAGATTTTACTACAAAATCGAACCTTTCAGGAGGTATCCAGGGTGGAATTTCCAACGGAATGGATATCTATTTCCGTGTAGCATTCAAACCTGTAGCAACTATTCTGAGACCTCAGGACAGTATTGATAAAGACGGAAATCCTGTAATCGTAGAAGGAAAAGGGCGTCACGATCCTTGTGTAGTTCCAAGAGCGGTTCCTGTAGTGGAAAGTCTTGCTGCATTTGTATTGGCGGATCTGTTTTTGATCAACAAAACAAGAAATATCAATAATTTTTAA
- a CDS encoding YMGG-like glycine zipper-containing protein, producing the protein MRKIVLAGFLSVLLMTACKKDDRTAEKSLEVQKLEFQARQLEIEKQKLAIEKEKLVYEAQKKADSISETKKARAAAENNSRPQVIRETRTIYRDRNSNSGSSGSSNGSYANNGSGTSQGTTQKKGWSKAAKGTVIGTVGGAAAGALIAKKNRGLGAVIGGVVGGATGYTIGRSQDRKDGRVQPR; encoded by the coding sequence ATGAGAAAGATAGTATTAGCAGGTTTTTTATCCGTCCTTTTGATGACGGCCTGCAAGAAAGATGACAGAACTGCAGAGAAGTCACTGGAAGTACAGAAACTTGAATTTCAGGCCAGACAACTTGAAATAGAAAAACAAAAGCTCGCTATTGAAAAAGAAAAACTGGTCTATGAAGCTCAGAAAAAAGCAGACAGTATATCTGAAACCAAAAAAGCAAGAGCTGCTGCTGAAAATAATTCAAGACCACAAGTAATTAGAGAAACACGAACAATATATAGAGACAGAAATTCAAATTCCGGTTCATCAGGAAGCAGCAACGGAAGTTATGCCAATAACGGAAGTGGAACTTCACAGGGGACTACTCAGAAAAAAGGATGGAGCAAAGCTGCTAAGGGAACCGTCATTGGTACTGTAGGTGGAGCCGCAGCCGGAGCCCTGATCGCTAAGAAAAACAGAGGACTAGGAGCTGTAATTGGTGGTGTTGTAGGTGGTGCTACAGGATATACCATTGGGAGATCACAAGATAGAAAAGACGGAAGGGTACAACCCCGTTAA
- a CDS encoding thioredoxin family protein → MKNYWDKGISFEEYLQIAKERLENPANQQEAEYKQYYELGLQRMDRTVKKYIPDEDQLKELATKNFDGKILIISEAWCGDASATVPALFRFFEGKNEVRIFLRDSDKSLINQFLTNGTESIPKVLILDKDLNVKNSWGPRPKYGYELLMKYKADPEAYPKDMFYNDLQIYYAKNRGKDAVQEILDLL, encoded by the coding sequence ATGAAAAATTACTGGGATAAAGGAATTTCTTTTGAGGAATATCTTCAGATTGCAAAAGAAAGATTAGAAAATCCTGCCAACCAACAGGAAGCTGAATATAAACAATATTATGAGCTGGGTCTTCAGAGAATGGACCGAACGGTAAAAAAATACATCCCGGATGAAGATCAGCTGAAAGAACTTGCCACAAAAAACTTTGACGGAAAGATTTTAATCATTTCTGAGGCTTGGTGTGGTGATGCAAGCGCAACAGTTCCTGCATTATTCAGATTTTTTGAAGGGAAGAATGAGGTAAGAATTTTTCTTAGAGACAGCGACAAAAGCTTAATCAATCAATTTTTGACCAATGGCACGGAATCTATTCCTAAGGTACTTATTCTTGATAAAGACCTGAATGTAAAAAATTCATGGGGCCCTCGTCCTAAATATGGATATGAGCTGTTGATGAAATATAAGGCTGATCCTGAAGCGTATCCAAAAGATATGTTCTACAATGATCTGCAGATATATTATGCTAAGAACAGAGGAAAAGATGCTGTTCAGGAAATTTTAGATCTTCTATAA
- a CDS encoding RDD family protein, whose protein sequence is MKRILNVVEYNKASSWIRLANNFLDLIILYIINYLLSLVSNFLYEVTSIEFFYFYSNGNILWQFFIGNFNYCLYYFLMENYLDGRTVAKYITGTKVISTDGTKPTTQQIIYRSLSRIVPFDGLSFLGVNGWHDSWSYTRVINVKNYIAEIQAKSEIDALGEKEIA, encoded by the coding sequence ATGAAAAGAATTCTAAATGTTGTTGAATATAATAAAGCCTCATCATGGATCAGGCTTGCTAATAATTTTCTTGATCTTATAATACTATATATTATCAATTATCTCCTCTCTCTTGTTTCTAATTTCCTTTATGAAGTCACTTCAATTGAGTTTTTCTACTTCTATAGCAATGGAAATATATTATGGCAGTTCTTTATTGGAAATTTCAATTATTGTCTTTATTATTTTTTGATGGAAAACTATTTAGATGGGAGAACCGTTGCAAAGTATATTACAGGAACCAAAGTAATCAGTACAGATGGTACGAAACCAACCACTCAGCAAATTATTTACAGAAGCCTTTCCAGAATTGTTCCCTTTGATGGACTGTCATTTCTTGGGGTAAATGGATGGCACGACAGCTGGAGCTATACAAGAGTAATTAATGTCAAAAATTATATTGCTGAAATTCAAGCAAAAAGCGAAATCGACGCTCTTGGAGAGAAAGAAATTGCTTAA